The following are encoded together in the Humulus lupulus chromosome 5, drHumLupu1.1, whole genome shotgun sequence genome:
- the LOC133834293 gene encoding uncharacterized protein LOC133834293: MSSSAVVAAGSSSSCTFNRHHNSIKTPPKPSSIPHFTQKTSFQGLSLKEAKRGVADSFIKAESEVVGLSSLRRGLNVTAKTAGAAKSIEVEVDKPLGLTLGQKQGGGVVITAVEGGGNAAKAGLKAGDQVLYTSSFFGDELWPADKLGFTKTAIQAKPDSVYFVVNRGGADVDVKRLPKRPAPPRFGRKLTDAQKARATHICIDCGFIYTLQKPFEEQPDGYVCPQCRAPKKRFARYDVTTGKAIGGGLPPIGVIIGLLVGVGGVAALLLYGLQ; the protein is encoded by the exons ATGTCTTCCTCAGCTGTAGTTGCAGCAGGCTCATCCTCTTCATGTACCTTCAACAGGCACCACAACTCCATCAAAACTCCTCCAAAGCCCTCATCGATCCCCCACTTCACCCAG AAAACCAGTTTCCAGGGCTTGTCACTCAAAGAGGCCAAAAGGGGTGTGGCTGATTCCTTCATTAAAGCTGAGAGTGAGGTTGTTGGTTTGAGTAGCCTAAGAAGAGGGCTTAATGTCACAGCAAAAACAGCTGGGGCTGCAAAGTCCATTGAGGTCGAGGTTGACAAGCCTTTAGGCCTCACTTTGGGTCAAAAGCAAGGTGGTGGTGTTGTCATCACA GCAGTGGAAGGAGGTGGAAATGCAGCAAAGGCAGGACTAAAAGCAGGTGACCAAGTATTATATACAAGCAGCTTCTTTGGGGATGAATTATGGCCAGCAGACAAGCTTGGTTTCACCAAAACAGCCATCCAAGCTAAGCCTGACTCTGTCTACTTTGTTGTTAACAG AGGTGGTGCTGATGTAGATGTAAAACGACTACCAAAGCGCCCAGCTCCTCCTCGTTTCGGAAGAAAATTAACCGACGCTCAAAAG GCTAGAGCAACACACATTTGCATTGACTGTGGATTCATATACACATTACAGAAACCTTTCGAAGAGCAG CCTGATGGATATGTATGCCCTCAATGTAGAGCACCCAAAAAGAGATTTGCTCGTTATGATGTGACCACAGGGAAGGCTATTGGTGGTGGTTTGCCTCCCATTGGTGTCATTATTGGCTTGCTCGTTGGTGTTGGTGGTGTTGCAGCATTGCTTTTGTATGGTCTTCAATGA
- the LOC133834292 gene encoding uncharacterized protein LOC133834292 has protein sequence MSSSAVVAASSSSSCTTTTFNRHHHHHSIKTPPKPLSHFTLTQKTTFQGFSLKESKRGVAAAKPRRLTCKATEVSVAEESSSSGGGGENWVPVVPLSALPKGERRVIIQDGETILLLWYKNQLFAIENRSPAEGAYSEGLINAKLTQDGCIVCPSTESTFDLRTGEVKEWYPKNPVLRVLTPVLRKLYIYPLKTDEQNIYISISGGMVKPDVSAEIVFSGKAQPGVTASDVNVEEVRMVVDESSGGFGFTGKNEIINGKAAVIGFLLLLDFELLTGKGILKGTGFLDFIYSISNALQ, from the exons ATGTCTTCTTCAGCTGTAGTTGCAGCAAGCTCATCCTCTTCGTGTACCACTACCACGTTCAAcagacaccaccaccaccactccATCAAAACTCCTCCAAAGCCCTTATCCCACTTCACCCTCACCCAG AAAACCACTTTCCAGGGCTTCTCACTCAAAGAGTCCAAAAGGGGTGTGGCTGCAGCAAAGCCCCGAAGACTCACGTGCAAGGCTACAGAGGTTTCGGTTGCAGAAGAGTCCTCATCCTCGGGCGGCGGAGGAGAGAACTGGGTGCCAGTGGTACCTCTCTCTGCGCTGCCAAAGGGGGAGAGAAGAGTGATTATACAAGACGGGGAGACCATTCTGTTGTTGTGGTATAAGAACCAGTTGTTTGCCATTGAGAACCGGTCTCCTGCTGAGGGTGCTTACAGTGAGGGTTTGATCAATGCCAAGCTTACCCAG GATGGTTGTATAGTTTGCCCATCAACTGAGAGCACATTTGATCTTCGAACTGGAGAAGTGAAGGAATGGTATCCCAAAAACCCAGTACTGAGAGTTCTAACACCGGTTTTGAGGAAATTGTATATATATCCATTGAAAACTGatgaacaaaatatatatatcagtATCAGTGGGGGCATGGTGAAACCTGATGTCTCTGCCGAAATTGTGTTTAGCGGTAAAGCTCAGCCGGGTGTCACTGCTTCTGATGTCAATGTTGAGGAG GTAAGGATGGTGGTTGATGAGAGCTCAGGTGGGTTTGGTTTCACAGGGAAGAATGAGATTATAAATGGGAAGGCAGCTGTAATTGGGTTCTTGCTGTTGTTGGATTTTGAGCTATTGACTGGTAAAGGTATTCTCAAGGGAACAGGCTTCTTGGACTTTATTTATTCTATTTCAAATGCTTTGCAATAG
- the LOC133834294 gene encoding uncharacterized protein LOC133834294 — MWLEILCGLILYKVFKLFFYDDDILDVETSDSNALFSVADRLEKLYGGKAYVGLRIPDADTGTRQNIDLVLLTKGGAVVVSVKNLVGFVLINADGSWSCETKNKTEHLPNPVEETRKQASILESYLEQRGVALPEGYLSCKVILPNPKCCTIQPGSFPPEVITYDQWTQQKPETKPMFSGWLKGAFGGGKKEMQESIQQNLNFILSTAPIWDRVELKGNKYVLGEFLEFKGKPEDLHALRNIKRSKVSRLIIQKTSMLGLAHSTLQVLYSPRDYRSEGASASEWKEVCVRSSTEVVFQPQNSTKVRKFKLSSVTSISLSA, encoded by the exons ATGTGGTTGGAGATACTGTGCGGTCTCATCCTTTACAAAGTCTTCAAGCTCTTCTTCTACGATGACGATATTTTAGATGTCGAGACCTCCGATTCCAATGCCCTCTTCTCTGTCGCCGATCg ACTTGAAAAGCTTTATGGTGGGAAGGCCTATGTCGGCCTTCGGATACCCGATGCTGACACCGGCACTCGACAAAACATCGATCTGGTTCTCCTCACCAAAGG AGGGGCAGTGGTTGTATCTGTCAAGAATCTTGTTGGATTTGTGTTGATCAATGCGGATGGTAGCTGGTCGTGTGAGACCAAAAACAAAACAGAACATCTTCCTAACCCA GTGGAGGAGACTAGAAAACAAGCTTCAATTCTTGAATCATATCTTGAACAAAGAGGAGTTGCTTTGCCTGAAGGATACTTGTCTTGCAAAGTTATACTTCCCAATCCGAAATGTTG TACCATTCAGCCAGGCTCTTTTCCACCTGAAGTCATTACCTATGACCAGTGGACTCaacaaaaaccagaaacaaaaccTATGTTTTCTGGTTGGCTTAAGGGTGCATTTGGAGGTGGAAAGAAAGAGATGCAAGAATCTATACAGCAGAACCTCAATTTTATTCTCAGTACTGCTCCAATTTGGGATAG GGTGGAGCTCAAAGGTAATAAATATGTACTTGGAGAATTTCTGGAGTTCAAGGGAAAGCCAGAAGATCTCCATGCCTTGAGAAATATCAAAAGATCGAAAGTCAGTCGTCTGATTATCCAGAAGACGAGCATGCTTGGATTAG CGCATTCGACGCTCCAAGTTTTGTACTCGCCTAGGGATTATCGAAGCGAAGGAGCTTCAGCTTCGGAGTGGAAGGAGGTATGCGTGAGGTCGAGTACAGAGGTTGTCTTCCAGCCTCAGAATTCTACAAAAGTTCGCAAGTTCAAACTCTCTTCAGTGACTTCTATTTCACTCAGTGCCTGA
- the LOC133834296 gene encoding late embryogenesis abundant protein At5g17165 gives MAANSSSRGITNLGKRFVDQIWTRDPSRLSAPVLRSRRAAHTSAYDKNPDEQTQSSVVPDDLIEPKSDKYWAPHPQTGVFGPATGHTTFAGGRGAQAAPADGGEGSVLEQTAWFRPTSIEDLEKPAAH, from the exons ATGGCCGCCAATTCGAGTAGCCGAGGGATCACCAACTTGGGGAAGCGATTCGTTGACCAGATCTGGACTCGCGATCCTTCTCGCCTCTCTGCTCCCGTTCTCAG GAGTAGGAGAGCTGCACATACGTCAGCATACGACAAGAACCCGGATGAGCAGACACAGTCGAGCGTGGTTCCGGATGATCTGATCGAGCCGAAGTCAGACAAGTATTGGGCTCCACACCCCCAAACTGGGGTTTTTGGGCCTGCCACTGGGCACACTACGTTTGCTGGTGGGCGTGGCGCACAGGCCGCGCCTGCTGACGGTGGCGAGGGGTCTGTGCTGGAGCAGACGGCTTGGTTTCGTCCTACCAGCATTGAGGATTTGGAGAAGCCTGCTGCGCACTAA